In Sebastes umbrosus isolate fSebUmb1 chromosome 7, fSebUmb1.pri, whole genome shotgun sequence, the sequence TGTTTGTGCCCCCCAGCATCGACCGCAAGACCGTGGAGCTGCGACTCACGGACaacttcatcaccatcatccgCAGGAAAGACTTTTTCAACATGACCAGTTTGGTCCACCTCACCTTGTCCCGCAACACCATCAGCCAGATCATCCCGCAGTCCTTCGTCGGCCTGCGGTCCCTGCGTGCGCTCCACATGGACGGAAACCGCCTCAGCGTGATAAAGACTGACCACTTTAAAGGCCTCATCAACCTGAGGCACCTCATCCTCGGGAACAACCAGATCCACATGGTGGCCCCCACCGCTTTTGATGAGTTTGTTTCCACTATCGAGGACTTGGATCTTTCCAACAACAACCTGCGCGGCCTTCCCTGGGAAGCCATAGCCCGAATGACCAACATTAACACGCTCACGCTGGACCACAACCTGATCGATCACATTGGCGTGGGGACTTTTACGCTGCTAACCAAGCTGGTCCGCCTGGACATGACCTCCAACAGGCTGCAGAAGCTGCCGCCAGACAGCCTGTTTCAGCACGCACAGGTCCTGTCTGACACCAAGGGCTCCAATTCCAACACGCTGGTGGTGAGCTTCGGTGGAAACCCTCTTCACTGTAACTGTGAGCTGCTGTGGCTCCGCAGGCTGACGAGAGAGGATGATCTGGAGACCTGCGCTTCGCCAGAGCACCTCATGGACAAGTATTTCTGGTCCATCCAAGAGGAGGAGTTTATCTGCGAGCCTCCGCTGATCACCAAACATCTTTCCACTAAGCCCTACGTGATGGAAGGACAGGGTGTGACTCTTAAATGCAAAGCAGTGGGAGATCCAGACCCAGATATTCACTGGCGGTCACCAGACGGCAAGCTGGTGCATAATAACTCCCGCACCATCCTGTATGATAATGGCACCCTTGATATTCTCATCACCACGCTGAAGGACAGCGGGGCATTTAATTGTGTGGCGTCCAATGCCGCAGGCATCGCCACAGCTGCTGTTGAGATCAACATGATCCCCTTACCCTTGTTTGTTAACAACACGGGCCACATGCGCGAGGACCCCGGCCTCTCCGACATCACCACGTCCTCCAAATCTGGCAATGACACCAAGGGCTACGACAAGCAGGACAGGAGGGTGATGATCACCGAGCTGACCTCCTCCTCCGCCGTGATCCGCTGGCCGTCCGAGCGCCACATCCCCGGCATCAGGATGTACCAGATTCAGTACAACAGCACGGCAGATGATACTTTGGTGTACAGGTAAGCCGTGGCGGAGGGtggggatggatggagagaggggagggtggGTGGGTGGTAGAGCAGGGACATGAGGAAAGGTGAGACATCTGGAGTTACCATCTGCTAAATGACACAACGGTTCATTATGGCAGATTGACAGATCCCAAAGATGCAGACTGATAAAGTTTGTCCAAAAATAAGCAGAACTCCTTTACTGTAGTCAGGAGGATGAACTGAGAAGGAACATTttaccataaataaataaaaaaatacatttaaacagtAATATGcattaaatgtacagtaaacaAATTCTCTAATATTTGAGTAGACTGTTGCAATCAGCTGAAGAGATTGTGGAGTCCAGCACTCGAAAGGGCTAAAGAGCCCTTACAGCATCATTAAAACATAATATGACAATAAGCAACAAC encodes:
- the lrfn1 gene encoding leucine-rich repeat and fibronectin type III domain-containing protein 1, giving the protein MDRLVLCVLLSAILVKGYSCPGRCICQHLSPTLTLLCAKTGLLFVPPSIDRKTVELRLTDNFITIIRRKDFFNMTSLVHLTLSRNTISQIIPQSFVGLRSLRALHMDGNRLSVIKTDHFKGLINLRHLILGNNQIHMVAPTAFDEFVSTIEDLDLSNNNLRGLPWEAIARMTNINTLTLDHNLIDHIGVGTFTLLTKLVRLDMTSNRLQKLPPDSLFQHAQVLSDTKGSNSNTLVVSFGGNPLHCNCELLWLRRLTREDDLETCASPEHLMDKYFWSIQEEEFICEPPLITKHLSTKPYVMEGQGVTLKCKAVGDPDPDIHWRSPDGKLVHNNSRTILYDNGTLDILITTLKDSGAFNCVASNAAGIATAAVEINMIPLPLFVNNTGHMREDPGLSDITTSSKSGNDTKGYDKQDRRVMITELTSSSAVIRWPSERHIPGIRMYQIQYNSTADDTLVYRMIPSTNKNFLINDLAAGREYDLCVLAVYDDGITSLTATRVVGCVQFHTASEVSQCRFMHSQFLGGTMIIIIGGIIVASVLVFIIILMIRYKAYSGPEDGKTKVSSSMHSQTNGSQQRLQRSASKQPSDEGQQREAHAPKECMALVLRVNNEKREDPAGTTGILEVELPPLTVDKMKRRTSLDAQRSGPPSEDTQTDSSLTGSTMSLCLIGPNAGTKEAPRLKDKKSTLANMGLLPNELARTRHRFSFDGGDYSIFQSHSYPRRARTRWHKSTNQLNMESSPLANRRVTFSSTEWMLESTV